The proteins below are encoded in one region of Streptomyces sp. NBC_00490:
- a CDS encoding VOC family protein: MEQRVTLITLGVSDLGRAKAFYEALGWRGQEVQETVFFQAGGLGLVLWGRDELAADCGLEAGSPGGFGGIVLAHNVRSEAEVDELLAVVERAGGTVTRPAAVNAIGFYAGAFTDPDGHAWEVAHNPGFPLAEDGTLTLPDFGAGD, from the coding sequence ATGGAACAGAGAGTCACTCTGATCACCCTCGGTGTCTCCGATCTCGGACGGGCCAAGGCCTTCTACGAGGCTCTCGGGTGGCGGGGGCAGGAGGTCCAGGAGACCGTCTTCTTCCAGGCCGGCGGGCTGGGGCTGGTGCTGTGGGGGAGGGACGAGCTGGCGGCGGACTGTGGGCTGGAGGCCGGTTCGCCGGGCGGTTTCGGAGGGATCGTCCTCGCGCACAACGTGCGGTCCGAGGCGGAGGTCGACGAGCTGCTCGCCGTGGTGGAGCGAGCCGGCGGGACGGTGACCAGGCCCGCCGCCGTGAACGCCATCGGGTTCTACGCCGGCGCCTTCACCGATCCGGACGGCCACGCCTGGGAGGTCGCTCACAACCCGGGCTTCCCGCTCGCCGAGGACGGCACGCTCACGCTGCCGGACTTCGGCGCCGGAGACTGA